The DNA sequence ATAAGTTATAGAAGATAGTTAACTTGAACAATAGAACATTTGAACAATAGAATGGACAAGCTAAGAAAAATTAATTTACCACAATTTATTGAGAAGTTATCTAAAATCACAATAATTTCATTTGTTAAACTTAACAGCTAATTGATCAACAATAGTATCCACCATTTTTTGCAATGGATTTTTTGCAACCATTTTTATCATTGGGTTCAGGTTAGCTTTTATTGTTAGTTTTATTCTTGTATCGTTTTCGCCAACTTGTTTTAATTGCACCCATAAATTAAAATCAAAAGGAACATTATGACTATTAGAAATTTTAATCAGTGATGATGGTGTTTTTTCAGTTATTTTCATGCCAAATTCACCAACTCCTGAAATGTTGAAATAACAAGTATCTTCTGTCGATTCCCAGTTACTAATTTTATCCTGTGGAATTAAACTTTTAAAATTATTAAAATCAGACAAGAAATTATAAATAACCTTATCGTTATTATTAATTTCCCCGATTTTACTCTCAATAGTTGTCATTGAATTTTTTCCTGTAAACATATTCTTTCAAATTTAATATCAAATTATTTGTTATCATTAACAGCATAAACCGCTTGCCGTCAGGCAGGTCTAAAGTACAATTTAATAATGGTTCTATTACTCACAGAATATTTATTTTATATTGTGTTCGTGAAATCGCTTCGCTAAGTTGTTCGATTGTTCTATTGTTAGATTTTCCATATTACTT is a window from the Bacteroidales bacterium genome containing:
- a CDS encoding SRPBCC family protein, which codes for MFTGKNSMTTIESKIGEINNNDKVIYNFLSDFNNFKSLIPQDKISNWESTEDTCYFNISGVGEFGMKITEKTPSSLIKISNSHNVPFDFNLWVQLKQVGENDTRIKLTIKANLNPMIKMVAKNPLQKMVDTIVDQLAVKFNK